From the genome of Sinanaerobacter sp. ZZT-01:
TAAAATGTCAGCTTTAACGGTCTGCAATTCCTCGATTTAGAATAAACGATCCGAATTTTCATCTGCTTAAACATGCTGGTGCTTTTGTACAAAAGCTACAAACGACTCTGCCTGATCTTTTAGGTAAGGGGCGCTCTCCTTCAATACAAGGCGTCCTTCTTCGTCCAGCTGCTGCATCGCATTCGGTACTGTCAAGCGAGGTGCATTCATTACATTCATATTTAAAAAACTAATCAGTGAAATGAGATGATCCTGTGCAATAGCTGTTCCCGACATGCCCGGAGTAATTCCACTGACGGCTGCCGGCTTCCCTGCAAGCACCTGTGGTTCACTCTTGCTGATCGGTCTTGAAAGCCAGTCAAGAAGATTTTTTAAAACACCGGGAAAATAATGGTTATACTCCGGTGTAAAAAACCAAATGCCATCCGCTGCTTTTACCGCATCACGTACACGTCGAACAGAATCGGGTGCCGGAAATTCAATATCCTGATTCATAAAAGGAATATCTTCATAATTCAGCAGCTCAAAATCTACATTTTCTCCAAGCACATCCTTAGCCAGCAAAGCGAGTTGACGGTTATAGGAATCCTTTCTCAATGAGCCAATTATGGCAATTATTTTCAATTTTTTCATATTTTTTCCTTTCCTCTATTCATAAGCCGCAAAACTCGGCCGCAAATAATCTTTTTTTCATACAGGGGAACCTGCTTTTATCTTTTTCAGTATCCCACTTATTTATGCTTTATAAATTCTCCTCTGCGCAGCTCTTCAAAGGCATTTTCCAATTCTTCTTCGGTATTCATTACAATCGGTCCGCCCCATGCAATCGGCTCATGCAACGCCTTTGCCGAAAAGAAAATAAACCGTGTATCGGAATCTTCCTTTGCAGATACGGAAATACAATCGCCTTCTTCAAACAAAACTGCGGTTTTTGATGGAATCATCTG
Proteins encoded in this window:
- a CDS encoding NADPH-dependent FMN reductase, encoding MKKLKIIAIIGSLRKDSYNRQLALLAKDVLGENVDFELLNYEDIPFMNQDIEFPAPDSVRRVRDAVKAADGIWFFTPEYNHYFPGVLKNLLDWLSRPISKSEPQVLAGKPAAVSGITPGMSGTAIAQDHLISLISFLNMNVMNAPRLTVPNAMQQLDEEGRLVLKESAPYLKDQAESFVAFVQKHQHV